Proteins encoded within one genomic window of Oryza glaberrima chromosome 12, OglaRS2, whole genome shotgun sequence:
- the LOC127757080 gene encoding psbP domain-containing protein 1, chloroplastic-like encodes MAIVAVTPGGRRPPCRRVPPAASPPARLSCRCATHTVPRRNVLSTMLSTSTVFLFGPKQITLAETTGGTFREYIDTFDGYSFLYPKSWIQVRGAGADIFFRDPFFLDENMSVEISSPSSSKYMTVEDLGPPEKAAERVLQQYLTEFMSTRLGVRRTSNILSASSKVADDGKLYYEVEVNIKSFASNNELAVMPQDRVQRLEWDRRYLSVLGVENKRLYELRLQSPEKVFKEEEGDLRRVMDSFRVNKTA; translated from the exons atggccatcgtcgccgtcacgCCCGGAGGACGGCGCCCTCCctgccgccgcgtgccgcccgCCGCTTCCCCGCCCGCGAGGCTCTCCTGCCGCTGTGCCACCCACACCG TTCCCAGGAGGAATGTACTATCCACAATGCTATCCACTTCAACAGTCTTCCTCTTCGGACCGAAACAGATCACGCTGGCCGAGACAACCGGTGGTACATTCAGGGAGTACATCGACACATTCGATGGCTACTCCTTCCTCTACCCAAAGAGCTGGATCCAGGTCCGGGGAGCTGGTGCTGACATATTCTTCAGAGACCCGTTCTTCCTCGACGAGAACATGTCGGTCGAGATATCGTCTCCTTCGTCGTCGAAGTACATGACGGTTGAAGATCTTGGGCCCCCAGAGAAGGCTGCAGAGAGAGTGCTGCAGCAGTACCTCACAGAGTTCATGTCGACCAGGCTAGGCGTTCGACGAACGTCGAACATCCTGTCAGCGTCGTCGAAGGTGGCTGACGACGGCAAGCTCTACTATGAAGTTGAG GTGAATATCAAGTCATTTGCCAGCAACAACGAGCTGGCGGTGATGCCGCAGGACAGGGTGCAGCGGCTGGAGTGGGACCGGCGCTACCTGTCGGTGCTCGGCGTCGAGAACAAGCGGCTGTACGAGCTCCGGCTGCAGTCGCCGGAGAAGGTGttcaaggaggaagaaggtgacCTGAGGAGGGTCATGGACTCCTTCAGGGTCAACAAGACTGCCTAG
- the LOC127757079 gene encoding uncharacterized protein LOC127757079, translating into MVKARMTTADVAAEVKCLRRLIGMRLSNVYDITPKTYLFKLMNSSGITESGESEKVLLLMESGVRLHTTQYVRDKSTTPSGFTLKLRKHIRSKRLEDVRMLGYDRIILFQFGLGSNAHFVILELYAQGNILLTDSEYTVLTLLRSHRDDNKGLAIMSRHRYPVEACRVFERTDFTKLKDTLMMNAVDDKESSQVTPGSIDAQELSVTPSDGVPVTDKSEEPSTTGKKSASKNKQSSSNAKASNNAQSNKSTLKTLLGEALAYGPALAEHIILDAGLLPSTKVGKDPESSIDDHTIQSLVESISKFEDWLVDVMSGQRIPEGYILMQNKAAAKKNLTPLEGSSASQKIYDEYCPILLNQFKSREFDEFETFDAALDEFYSKIESQRVKQQQKSKEESAAQRLNKIKLDQENRVHTLRKEVDHSIKMAELIEYNLEDVDAAIVAVRVSLANGMSWDALARMIKEEKKAGNPVAGLIDKLSFERNCITLLLSNNLDDMDEEEKTAPVEKVEVDLSLSAHANARRWYELKKKQESKQEKTVTAHEKAFKAAEKKTRLQLAQEKTVAAITHMRKVHWFEKFNWFISSENYLIISGRDAQQNELIVKRYMSKGDLYVHAELHGASSTIIKNHKPDNPIPPLTLNQAGSFTVCHSKAWDSKIVTSAWWVYPHQVSKTAPTGEYLTVGSFMIRGKKNFLPPHPLVMGFGILFRLDESSLASHLNERRVRGEDEEALPDVESQKPESNAELDGELDSDSEIGKEKHDDESSLDNINVKKIDNPIPSNAPYVKDNADSSEQLSEIRTVVNSTTSTSKGQTSDRTVSSQLEDLLDKNLGLGPTKVLGRSSLLSSNSARVAEDTDDLDTKKTSVRDKPYISKADRRKLKKGQNVGDSTSDSPNGEATKKPVNSQQEKGKTNEKLANPKVSRGQKGKLKKIKEKYGEQDEEEREIRMALLASSGRASQKDKPSEDVDGATAAQSKPSTGEDDRSKICYKCKKSGHLSRDCPESTSEMDPADVNVGRAKDGMDRSSAPAGSSVTMDEDDIHELGDEEKEKLIDLDYLTGNPLPSDILLYAVPVCAPYNALQAYKYRVKITPGTAKKGKAAKTAMSLFMHTADATNREKELMKACTDPELVAAIVGNAKITAPGLTQLKQKQKQKGKKSAKEN; encoded by the exons atggtgaAGGCGCggatgacgacggcggacgtggcggcggaggtcaagtgcctccgccgcctcatcgGCATGCGCCTCTCCAACGTCTACGACATCACCCCCAAG ACATATCTTTTCAAGCTGATGAACAGCAGTGGAATCACTGAGTCAGGGGAAAGTGAGAAGGTTTTGTTGCTGATGGAAAGTGGTGTTAGGCTGCATACCACCCAATATGTCCG TGACAAGAGCACCACACCATCTGGTTTCACTCTCAAGCTACGAAAACACATTCGAAGCAAGAGACTTGAAGATGTCCGTATGCTTGGATACGATAGG ATTATCCTGTTTCAATTTGGACTTGGCAGTAACGCGCATTTTGTCATTTTAGAACTATACGCACAAGGAAATATACTTCTTACAGATTCCGAATACACAGTGCTGACACTACTCCGTTCACACAG AGATGATAACAAGGGATTGGCTATCATGTCACGTCACCGCTACCCAGTAGAAGCATGCCGTGTTTTTGAAAGGACCGACTTTACAAAGTTAAAAGACACGCTGATGATGAATGCAGTTGATGATAAAGAATCTTCTCAAGTTACACCCGGTTCAATTGATGCTCAAGAACTTTCTGTAACCCCCAGTGATGGAGTGCCGGTTACTGATAAATCTGAAGAACCATCTACAACAGGAAAGAAGTCAGCTTCAAAAAACAAGCAGTCAAGTTCAAATGCAAAAGCTAGTAATAATGCTCAATCAAATAAATCAACTCTAAAGACACTTCTTGGGGAAGCATTGGCTTATGGGCCTGCATTAGCTGAGCATATCATATTGGATGCTGGATTGCTTCCAAGTACAAAGGTTGGGAAAGACCCAGAGAGCAGTATTGATGATCACACTATTCAGTCCCTAGTAGAATCCATTTCAAAGTTTGAGGATTGGCTTGTAGATGTCATGTCTGGTCAAAGGATCCCTGAGGGGTACATCCTCATGCAGAATAAGGCGGCTGCAAAGAAGAACCTCACACCCTTGGAGGGGTCTAGTGCTAGTCAGAAG ATATATGACGAATATTGCCCCATCCTGTTGAATCAATTTAAGTCAAGGGAATTCGATGAATTTGAGACATTTGATGCTGCTCTAGATGAGTTCTACAGCAAAATAGAAAGTCAAAGGGTGAAGCAGCAGCAAAAATCAAAAGAGGAATCAGCGGCACAAAGgcttaataaaattaaattggaTCAG GAAAATCGTGTACATACATTGAGAAAGGAGGTTGACCATTCCATCAAAATGGCAGAATTAATCGAgtataatttagaggatgtggATGCAGCAATTGTAGCTGTCCGTGTTTCCCTTGCAAATGGAATGAGTTGGGATGCCCTTGCTCGCATGATTAAGGAGGAGAAAAAGGCTGGAAACCCAGTAGCAGGTCTAATCGATAAGCTTAGTTTTGAAAGAAATTGCATCACTCTACTTCTAAGCAATAATCTTGATGACATGGATGAGGAGGAGAAAACTGCACCTGTTGAAAAG GTAGAGGTTGATCTATCACTTTCCGCGCATGCAAATGCCAGGCGGTGGTATGAACTAAAGAAAAAACAGGAAAGCAAACAAGAGAAGACTGTCACAGCACATGAGAAAGCATTCAAAGCAGCAGAGAAGAAGACACGTCTTCAGCTTGCTCAG GAAAAAACGGTCGCTGCAATCACTCATATGCGCAAAGTTCACTGGTTTGAGAAGTTCAATTGGTTCATCAGCAGTGAAAATTACCTAATTATTAGTGGCCGTGATGCTCAACAAAATGAGTTGATTGTCAAGCGGTACATGTCGAAAGGAGATCT CTACGTGCATGCTGAGTTACATGGAGCTTCCAGTACAATCATCAAAAATCACAAACCTGATAATCCCATTCCACCATTGACATTAAACCAAGCAGGATCTTTCACT GTTTGCCACAGCAAAGCATGGGATTCAAAAATTGTTACCAGTGCTTGGTGGGTGTATCCTCATCAAGTTAGCAAAACAGCTCCCACTGGCGAGTACTTAACTGTTGGTAGTTTTATGATCCGTGGCAAGAAAAATTTTCTCCCACCTCACCCCCTCGTTATGGGATTTGGCATTCTATTCCGTTTGGATGAGAGCTCCTTGGCATCTCATCTAAATGAAAGGAGGGTCAGGGGTGAAGACGAGGAGGCCCTTCCTGATGTTGAGTCTCAGAAGCCGGAAAGTAATGCTGAATTGGATGGTGAACTTGACAGTGATAGTGAGATAGGCAAGGAGAAacatgatgatgaatcaagCTTGGATAATATcaatgtgaaaaaaattgacaatccCATCCCTTCTAATGCACCTTATGTTAAGGATAATGCTGATTCATCTGAGCAGCTTTCTGAAATCCGAACTGTGGTAAACAGCACTACTTCCACTTCCAAGGGACAAACAAGTGATCGCACTGTTTCATCACAACTTGAGGATCTGCTTGATAAGAATCTTGGTCTTGGGCCAACTAAGGTGTTAGGCAGAAGCTCTTTGCTCAGCAGTAATTCTGCACGTGTGGCAGAAGACACTGATGATCTTGATACGAAGAAAACATCAGTAAGAGATAAACCATACATATCTAAAGCAGATAGAAGGAAACTGAAGAAAGGTCAGAATGTTGGTGATTCTACCAGTGACTCTCCTAATGGTGAAGCTACCAAAAAGCCTGTTAACTCAcagcaagaaaaaggaaagacaAATGAAAAGCTTGCTAATCCTAAAGTAAGTCGTGGACAGAAGGGCAAACTTAAGAAGATTAAAGAGAAGTATGGAGAGCAGGATGAAGAAGAACGAGAAATCCGGATGGCTTTACTTGCG TCCTCTGGAAGGGCCTCACAAAAGGATAAACCTTCAGAAGATGTAGATGGAGCCACTGCAGCTCAATCAAAACCATCGACTG GTGAAGATGACAGATCAAAAATTTGTTATAAATGCAAAAAATCTGGACATCTTTCTCGTGATTGCCCTGAAAGTACATCTGAGATGGATCCGGCTGATGTCAATGTTGGTAGAGCCAAAGATGGTATGGATAGAAGCAGCGCCCCTGCTGGTAGCAGTGTTACCATGGACGAAGATGACATCCATGAGCTCGGTgatgaagagaaagagaagttaATTGATTTGGACTACCTAACTGGAAATCCACTGCCAAGTGATATTTTGCTATATGCTGTACCAGTGTGTGCCCCTTACAACGCATTGCAGGCATACAAATATCGTGTGAAGATTACCCCGGGAACtgcaaagaaaggaaaag CTGCCAAAACTGCAATGAGTTTGTTCATGCACACTGCTGACGCCACAAACCGTGAGAAGGAGCTAATGAAGGCATGCACGGACCCTGAATTGGTTGCTGCCATTGTTGGGAATGCCAAGATCACCGCACCTGGCCTCACTCAACTGAAGCAGAAGCAGAAACAGAAGGGGAAAAAATCTGCAAAAGAAAACTAG